Within Staphylococcus sp. NRL 16/872, the genomic segment ATAGCGCATACAACATGGAGTTATATCATCTATATACCTGTCGCTATAGCATTAATGCTACTCAGTATTTTGGATTCAGGACATTTATTTAGGATTCATAGAAGATTAGGAGGAAAATCATCCCATATCTTTTATGAAAGCTTACCTGTTTCAAAAAAAGATATGTTAAATGCAAACTATATCACATGTATTGTTTTAACTTTATTTGGAGCACTGATTATAGGATTATATAATTTTCAAGCTACGAATATTGAAATCAATGATTTACGTTATTCAACAGCCATTTCATTTGTATATGTTAATTTCTTCAGTATTCCTATTGCATTTCAGAAAAATACTGTACGAAAAAGTGAACATATATCATACGCTGTTTACATTATTTCAATGATGTTAGTTATACCTTTTACGATTGCTTTAGTGTTTACAGCGACAAATACAATGTTTTTAAATAATGCATTAAATACGCAGCTATATGCGAAATATATTAATTATGGCTTACTACTATTAAGTGTTTTATGTATGATACTTAATTACATTATTCAATTTAGACATATTAATCAACGAATTAAAAAGGAGGGCTTTTATGAAGCTAGAGAACATCACTAAAACGTATGGTTCTAACAACGTTTTAGACAATATTAACTTTGATTTTGGAAATAGCCAAATTGTTGGTTTAATAGGTAAAAATGGTGTTGGTAAAACAACTTTAATGAAGGTAATGAACGGTAATATTATTAACTTTAAAGGGAAAGTAGGTCTTAAAGACAACGAGAATGTGGGCTATTTGATCGAACATCCTAAACTTTATGATAATAAAAGTGGGTTAAATAACTTGAAGTTATTCGCTCAAGTATTAGGAAAAGGGTTTGATAAAGCTTATTCTGATAAGATTATCGATGCATTCGGCATGAGACCTTACATCAAGAAAAAAGTTAAAAAATATTCAATGGGTATGAAACAAAAGTTAGCCATTGCAGTATCACTAATGAATAAACCAAAATATTTAATCCTTGATGAACCTACAAATGGTATGGACCCTGATGGTTCAATTGATGTGTTAGAAACCATTCAATCATTAGTGAATGATTTAGGTATGAAGATTTTAATTTCAAGTCATAAATTAGAAGATATTGAATTAATTTGTGATAGAGCGGTCTTCTTAAGAGATGGACATTTTGTACAAGACGTTAATATGAAAGATGGTAGCGCACAAGATTATACATCGGTTAAAGTAAGTCATGACGACTTCAAAACAGCACTCGAGTACTTAAAAGCGCATTTCAATGTTTTACAATCTCATAAAGAGAGTGGCGAAATAAATATTAAAGTGCAACAAGATTATCAATCATTAATTAAAGCACTTGCAGAGAAGAATATTTATCCTAAATTCATTGAAACACGTAAAAGTTCGCTTCGAGATACGTACTTTAATATTAACCAGAGAGGTGACAAATAAATGAGAAGTTTACAGTTAGTGAAACATGATATCATTAGTTTTTGTAAAAGCTATTTAACATATATTGCTTTATTACTTATTTGGGCAATGCTAGGATTAATGACAATATTGATGGCTCAACACAATGACAAAGTAGATTACTCAACTATTTTACCAATGGCAAACTGGATGTTCTTATTCTTTGGTTTATTAGTAGTAATTAAAACTATTACTCGCGATTATTCACAAGGAACAATCCAACTATACATGAATAAAGTTAAAAATAGAATCGGTTATGTCGTTGCGAAAACAATTTCTATAGTGATTATTTCATTCATATTTACTTTGATTACTTATGTAACGATGTTGATTATCCAAGCATTTACAGATGGTAAGAATTTAGACGGAGATAAATTTTTAAATAATATTTGGTTTTATCTTATCTTCTTACTATTCTTTGGTTTATTACTATTCTTAATAACTCTAATCGTACAAAAACCAGCTGTTATCTTTACTTTAGGTATCTTCTTAGTATTTATTGTACCTTTCGTTCAACCATTTATTGGGTTTATTCCAGAATGGGGCGATAACATACAGAAATCACTTAAATATATTCCATTCAGTTATTTAACTGAGAAATCTAACTCTGGCAATATTAAATTTTCAAATTGGCAATGGTTCATCTCAATTGCCTCAATTGTGGTTTTCTTCATTGCTAATGTAATTTACGCTGCAAAACGAGATATTTAAGCTAATGAAAAAGAGTCTGGGTGATCCACCCAGACTTTTTAATACCTATAATGATAATTTATTAATAATTGAATCATAAACTTGATTCCATAATTCTGTATCATTTTTATATTTTGAGACAATTTCTTGATGTACTTCTTTTTCTTTTTCTTCAAATGTTGGATCGTCTTTTTCTGGTAATTTGTCTGCTCTTATATGAGTAACAAATTCTTGAGCTTCGCGTGCTCTTGGTCCCCAAACGCTAACTTGTTCATAGTTATCATTTAAGAAGATAAAGATTGGAATAGAGCGAGCTGTCCCATTGGTTAAATAACGATCAATCAAATTAGTGTCTTCATCTCGGTGAAATACACGTACTTCAAGATTTAAATATTCACTGATACGCGCTAATATAGGAAGGTTCATCATTGCGTCGCCGCACCAGTCTTCTGAAATTACTAAAACCTTTGAGAATGAAGCGTCTTTTAAATTTTCAATTTTACTATCATTGGAAGGAATACTAAATGCATCGTATATTGCTAGTACATTATTTTTATTTGTAGTCATATCTGCAATATAGTCTTCAAGTGGTTGGCTTTTTTTGTAATATGTTTCTAAGTTAGACATAAGTAAAACCTCCTTAAATAAATTTACATTATTATAACAAGTTTTTTGGAAAATTGATATTTTTAATACTTTTACTAAAAATATAATAAATTGAAAATTAAAAAAACGATATTTATAATTTCCATGATATCTTTGTAGATGAAAGAGTTATTATGATATATTTAATTTAATACGATTAAAGTGGTGGTTATTTTGCGCATTCAAAATAGATGGGCTGTTTCGATTATCTTTGCTATTTTAGCATTTGCGGTGGTCATTAGTCTTACTATTTATAAAAATGAAAAGACAGTTGATTTAACAGATATAAAGATAAATAATGTACAACTCAATCAACAATTTGATAAATCTCATTATAATGTGAATCATCACATTAAATTAGATAGATATGAATTTTATAATGATAAACATCATAAAAATGTGACAGTAAAAGTTAAAAAGAAACAAAACAAAATTAAAGGTATTGTTGTGATTAACGATTCTAAAGTAGATACAAATTTTGGTGCTCACATAGGTGGACATGTAGATGATGTGATTAACTACTTAGGTGACAATTATCGTAAAGATAAAGTGGGTAAAGGTTATGATGCAATTGTCTATGTAGATAAGGAAAACCATATGAAATTATCTATTCTTTATAAAGATGGTATTGTGAAACGTATTGAATTCTTTAGCCGTTAAAGTTTTATAACATGATATGTGAAATAAACAAATTAAGAAAGTATGTGAAAGAGAAATGGATAAAATTACTTTTTTAACTGAACTAGAGATGGAATTAGATGAATTGCCAATTGAAGAAAAAGATAAATTAATGAACGATTATGAAAATCATTTTTATAATCAAGAAACAAAGGGCAAATCAGAAAAAGAAATATTATCTGATTTAAAAGAGCCACACGCAATTGGTAAAGAACTGAAAGCTAAAGAAGCAATATCATATGCAAAAGTTACGCCGAATTTACGTAACATTATTAGAGCAATCATGGCGTCCTTGAGTTTGGGCGTCATTTCATTTATTTTTATCATTATTCCTCTCCTTATATTTTTAGGGATTTTGTTATTAGTGTTTTTATTTTCAATTTTTCTTATTCTTTTCCCGATTATATTAATTATTACGAGCTTCGTAAAAGGTATCCAAGATTCGTTTAGTAATTTTCTTTTTAGTGTTTCTTATAGTGGAATAGGCATTGTATTAATTGCAATTACAATTATTATTACTCGAAATTTATATAGACTCGTATTAAAGTATTTATCATGGTATATACAAACGATTAAAGGAAGAATCAAACAATGAAGAAAGCGATAATTACAGGTTTAGTTATTTTTATAGGATTTTTCTTAGCAGCAACGTTAGTATGGTTTGTCCATGATAAAGAAGAATATAAGAAATTAAAGTATAATAAAGAATTTACTAGTAAAAATCTAAATACACTTAATATTGACAGCTTTAGTTCTGATATAGCTATCAAAAAAGGTAACCGATTCAATGTAAAATATGTGGGAGATAATGATGTAAAAGTTTCTACCAAAAAAAATGCAATTAATATAAAAGAACGTCGAGCTGAAAATAGAGGATATAGTTTTAATGTTAATCCCTTTAATTTAAGTAAATCTACAATTTATATTACTATTCCCGAAAAGGGTTTGAAAAAAATGCAGATTGATGCTGATATGGGCGAAGTGATGCTTGATAATTTGAAAGTAAATGAAGGTTCTATTTATAAAGAGGGAGAAGATATTTATGCTAATCATTCAGAATTGGATGATATAAATATAGAAAATGGCTCTGGCGATTTAGTTATTAAAAATAGTTTAGTTCGCAATATTAAATCAAAATTACATGTTGGTAGTGTTAAAGTCAACAATTCAAAAATACAAAATTCTATATTCTTAAGTGAGATTGGTTATTTAAAATTTACTGATATGCATAGTGAATCAGATTTAAAAGGTTCAAGTAAACAAAAATTTATAACTATGAGCTATAAGGAAAAACCAAAAGACACACTTTTAAAATTACATCCGGGAACTGGAAAAGCTAAAGTAGAAAACAGAGCTTTTAAAAATGGAAAAGTTGGTAAAAGCAAGAATATTGTAGAATTTTATACTGTAAAATACGATATTACAATTAAATAATTGTACATAAATAAATGTCGACGAATTACTTCAAAGTTCGTCGACATTTTTATTTAATAATTAGCGAATGTTAAATTTGTATCAATTCTACCTGTAAATTGTTTGATTTCTAGTTCAGTACCATTAAGCCATGATTGAAAATCAATGGAAGTGGGTGTTTGGTTCTCACCTAATGTCATCCAAGCCGTTAAACTTTGTGGTTCATACATAGAAGTATGTATCGTACCTGACCAACTTCTAAATAATTTACTATAAATTTCATATTGAGGATCATTAAAAAGTTTAAAAGCGGTGAATTTATCTAAGTCTTGTGACACTTGATTAACGGTGCGTTCTAATCGATCACGCGATTCGGTCGTATAATTACGATTTTCATGTGTTAACAATTCAAAATGATTAGTACACACTTTATTGTATCTAACATCGAAAGAACGAGGAGTGACTTCTACAATAGCATGATGTAACTGTCTATCCATCAAAATGTAACTGAATGAACTTCTATGAGGCAGCTCTTTTAAAAACTGAATCGCTTCTTCGACATCTTTACAATGTTCTAAGACTAAACGACCAATCATATAACAGACAAAACCGTTAGCAGGTTTCTTACGATGCATAAAGTTATAGCCCATACAAAGTCCAGCTTCGTTCATTCCATCCATACGTCCTGTAACACGTGATGTAGGACCGATTTGAGCCAAACCGCCATCATTAGGTTGGAATAATAAATATCTACCATCATATGTAGCAGGATGGTAATCATAATTACGTACCATGTAATTTGGGCCTTGGAATACAGTACATCCACTTTCTTTCAAATCAGTGAAACGATAATGAGCAAAGTTTAAAATCATTTGCTTCGTTGGTAGATTAAGTACTTCTTGCATTCCCGTTAATTCTTCCCAAATTTCAGGCGCATACGTTTGAAAAACTGAGTAGGTTTCATTAACATCTATATCAAAACGAGGCATACGTTTTTTCCACTCGCGTTCACGATTTTCTAGTAAAGGTGTTTGTTTAAGCCATTGAGCCGTTTTAACACCTAAATCAAAATGTGACCCTCGAAATGTCATGATATCCGATTTCACTTGTTGCATGAGAAGGCCTCCTGAAAATTTAAAATATTGTAAAATAGCATTAATTGAAAACTAATATAATTATTACTATACTGAACATGATAGCAAGAAAAATTAAAAATACAAGGAGGGATAGAATGATTTCAGATGCATATAGAAGTGTAGTTGATTCAGTAAAATCTTGGTGGTTATCTTAAATTAAAGTGCAATTAAAAATTATGAAGTTTTTGAATTTTTGAAATTCAATTTTTAGCGATTATTATAAGACGAAAAAAGCTATCTATTTAACCATCACAGTAAGTATGATAAAATATAATATTGTAAACGCACTTATTTTTATTTCAGAGGTGAAACTTAATGTGGGATTTAATTAAAGGTTTATTCAAATTCTTATTAAGCTTTGTAGTCATCACTACATTAGTAATTGGTGTAGGCGTAGCTGCATTTGCTTACATTTTCAAAAAAGACTTTGAAGATATCGAAAGAAAAACAAAAGAAATCGTTTCAGATATCGAAAGCAATAATGCTTAATTAATCGATTAAATTGATCCAGTAATTTCATATGGAATTGCTGGATTTTTTATTTTATTTAAATGATTTTTGTGAATGTAAGTTATAAACAATAACTCTGAGTAGGAATAATTGGCATGTCTATCTTACTTTTAATAAAATGAAATTAATAAATGATTGGAGGTTTTTCTATGGCAACGAGAGGTTATATTGGATCTTATACTAAAAAAGAAGGTAAGGGTATTTATCGCTTCGAATTAAATGAAGATAATGGCCAAATTGATTCAGTCGAAACTGGATACGAGATTGAAGCTTCAACCTATTTAGCACAAACTGAAGACTTCTTATATGCGATCACTAAAGAAGGCGAGCAATGTGGAGTAGCAGCTTTTAAAAAAGATGAGGAAGGTAACTTGTCCTTAATTAACAAATGTTTAGAATCTACGCAAGGCACTGGATGCTATATTTCTGTTTCATCTAATCACAATTATTTATTTGAAGCGGTATATGGCGCTGGACTAGCACGTATCTATCAATTAAATAAAGAAACTGGTGAAGTAGTTAAATTAATTGAAGAATTAGCACATGACTATCCAACGGGTAGCCATGAACGTCAAGAACAGCCACACGTTCATTTTATAAACGAAACGCCTGACAATAAATTTATAGTTACTGCAGATTTAGGCACAGACCGATTAGTCACTTATGAATTTGGCGATAATGGATTTAAAGAGCATTCTGTTTCTCAATTTAAAGATCAAGATGGTCCAAGACATATTGCTTTTCATAAAAATGGTAAATACGCTTATGTTGTTCATGAATTATCCAATTATGTAAGTGTAATACGTTACGCTGATGGGAAATTTGAAGAAATAGAACGTCATTTAACTATTCCTGAAGATTTTGAAGGAGATACTAAATTAGCAGCAGTAAGATTATCTCACGACCAACAAAGTTTGTATGTGAGTAATCGTGGTCATGATAGTATTGCAGTATTTACAGTAACTGAAGAGGGCGCAGCACTTAATCCAGTAGAAATTGTAAAAACTGGGGGAGAATTCCCTAGAGATTTTAATATTACGGAAACAGATGAATATCTTGTATGTGCTCATCAAGAAGGTAATTATGCAGTTACTGTTTTCAATCGTGATACAAATACTGGTAAACTCACACCTAAAGATAATCAATATACAGCCCCAGAAGGTGTATATGTAGGATTTTTAGAATAATTAAAACAAAGCTACGACATTTAAATGATGTCGTAGCTTTTATATTGTTTTGCTCTCTTTAATTTTTGAAAATAGCTTTAATGTATTTAAATTTACCTTTATATGGAGGATAAATAATACTTGAATCTAAGCGTGTGGATTTGAAAATATATGATTTTTTATGACTAAATGTGTCGAATGTATATTTACCATGATATTGACCAATTCCTGAAGAACCTACGCCACCAAATGGTAAGTTTGGGTTTGCTAAATGCATCAATGTGTCATTGATAGCACCACCACCGAAAGACAATTCATTTAATACACGGTGTGTCGTATTTTCATCTTCACTAAATAAATATAAACTTAATGGTTTTGATTTACTTTGTATGATATCTATTGCTTCATCAAAGTCATCATAGGTGATGATTGGTAAAAGTGGACCAAAGATTTCTTCTTGCATAATTTTTGAGAGTGGATTGATACCTTCTAATATCGTAGGTTCAATATAACGTTCAGATGCATCCGTATGGCCACCAAATGCTACCTCGTTATGATGCACGGCTAATAATTCATTTAATCTATTAAAATGTTTTTCATTAACGATGCGTCCAAAATCTGGACTTTTTTGAATATTTTTACCGTAAAATTCACTTATACTATGTTTTAATGCATGTATAAGCTCATTTTTTACCTTTCGATTAACAAGAATATAATCAGGGGCCACACAAGTTTGACCTGCGTTAGTAAATTTTCCAAAGCTGATGCGATCACTAGCAACCTTTATATTTGCTGTTTCGTCTACAATGACAGGGGATTTACCACCTAACTCAAGTGTGACAGGTACTAAATTCTTGCTGGCAGCCTCATAGACAATTTGACCAACTTTCTCACTACCTGTAAAGAACATATAATCGAAAGGTAGATTGATTAAAGCTTGTGTTTCTTCGATACCGCCTTCTACAGTAGAGATATATTCAGATGCAAAAGTTGTTTCAATTATTTTACTGATTACACTAGCTACGTGAGGTGTTAATTCGGATGGTTTAACGATAGCAGTGTTTCCTGCAGCAATAGCACCGATTAAGGGTTCAAAGACAAGTTGTACAGGGTAATTAAATGGACCGATAATTAAAACAGTGCCATAAGGTTCAGGCTTAATGTAACTTTTAGAAGGAAACATAAATAAGGGTGTATCAACTTGCTTTGTTTTAGCCCAATTTTTAAGTTCTTTACGCGCCGTTTTAATACTTTTTAATAAAATTCCAATTTCTGTGGCATAGGCTTCTACAGGACTCTTACCTAAATCTTCTTTTAAAGCTTCAAGTAATTCATTTTCATGATTTTTAATACTTTTACTTAATTTTTTTAATTGTTGTTTTCTAAACTTAATATCTTTTGTTTTATGTGTTTTAAAAAAAGTTTTACTGTTTTCAAATTGTTGCTCTATTGAAGACAAGCACAAGACCTCCTAAAATTTAAATATTTATTAATAAATAAGATTAATATAAAAAGTAAATATGATTTATATTATTTATACCCAATTTTTGAGTTATTAAAAAAACTGAGCCACCAATTGTGACTCAGTTTAAATAGAAACAACAAATTATTTAGTTAATACTTCAGTAATTTGTGGCACGACTTGTTTTTTACGTGATACTACGCCAGATAAGAAGGCCATACCATCATCTAATTGAACTTTGAAAGCTTCGCCGACTTTATCTTTTTCAGCACCAACAACTAAAATTTTAGAGTCACTATTAATAATATCAGTCACTACTAATACAAATAAATCATATTTTTCGTTAGTACTAGTTTCTAACATCGCTTTTTCTAATTCATCTTTACGATTTAATACTTCGTCGATATCAACTGTATTGACTTGAGCGATACGAGTTACGTAGTCACCCATATTAAATGATTTAGCATCCATGTCTAATAATTCTTCAGCAGATTTATCAGTGGTAGAAGCACCTGCTTTTAACATTTCTAAACCATATTCATCTAAATCAACATTAGCGATATCTTTTAATTCTTTAGCAGCATTCACATCTTCTTCAGTACATGTTGGAGATTTGAATAATAAGCTATCAGAAATAATAGCTGAAATCATTAATCCTGCAATTTCAGGTTTGATTTCAAAACCACGTTCTTTATACATTTTATATAGAATAGTTGCAGTACAGCCAACTGGTTCAGCACGATAGTATAGCGGACCTGCTGTTTCAAAGTTAGCGATTCTGTGATGGTCTACTACGTTTAAAATTGTCGCATCAGCAATTGTTTCTGCACTTTGTTGGAATTCATTATGGTCAACTAGAATAACATTTTGTCCTTCTAGATTATCACTTAATAATTCTGGTGCTTTGACTTCAAAATGATCAAGCGCATATTGTGTTTCAGCGTTGATATCACCTAAACGATAAGCTGTTGCGTCAGAATTACCAGTTAATTTTTCAAAATCAGCCATGATGATAGCTGATGAAATAGCATCTGTATCTGGATTTTGATGTCCAAAAATATAAGTTTTTGCCATAGTTTTAATTCACCCTTATCCTATAAATTTAATATTATTTTAGCATGTTTTAGGGCTATTCATCCACCTTGGCGCCTAATGAGTTTTGGAAATGACCGAGCGCCCACTCATGTCCTTGTGCATTGAAAGAAGCAACGCCATCTTTAGGAATTACAATATGATAACCCAGATTATATGCAGCAACTGCAGTATGTAATACACAAATATCTGTGCATACCCCTACAATTTCAACTTCAGTAATACCTCTTTCTCGAAGTAAGCTATCTAATGGAGTTCCATAAAATGAATCATAGCGACGTTTATCTAAGTAGTGGATATTATCACTCTCTTCATGTTTCTCATAAAAAGTTTTAACGTTTCCATATAATTCGCGTCCAGGTGTGCCCGCGATATTATGTGGGGGAAAGAGCTTAGTTTCTGGATGATGTTCGTCATTCTCATAATGTAAGTCCATCATAAAGAAAATATTATCATTATGTGCTTGATAATATTCAAGACGATTAACAATGAATTTTTCAATGTCTTGACCAGGTTGGCCACATGTTAAACGG encodes:
- a CDS encoding ABC transporter ATP-binding protein; this encodes MKLENITKTYGSNNVLDNINFDFGNSQIVGLIGKNGVGKTTLMKVMNGNIINFKGKVGLKDNENVGYLIEHPKLYDNKSGLNNLKLFAQVLGKGFDKAYSDKIIDAFGMRPYIKKKVKKYSMGMKQKLAIAVSLMNKPKYLILDEPTNGMDPDGSIDVLETIQSLVNDLGMKILISSHKLEDIELICDRAVFLRDGHFVQDVNMKDGSAQDYTSVKVSHDDFKTALEYLKAHFNVLQSHKESGEINIKVQQDYQSLIKALAEKNIYPKFIETRKSSLRDTYFNINQRGDK
- a CDS encoding DUF4097 family beta strand repeat-containing protein, which encodes MKKAIITGLVIFIGFFLAATLVWFVHDKEEYKKLKYNKEFTSKNLNTLNIDSFSSDIAIKKGNRFNVKYVGDNDVKVSTKKNAINIKERRAENRGYSFNVNPFNLSKSTIYITIPEKGLKKMQIDADMGEVMLDNLKVNEGSIYKEGEDIYANHSELDDINIENGSGDLVIKNSLVRNIKSKLHVGSVKVNNSKIQNSIFLSEIGYLKFTDMHSESDLKGSSKQKFITMSYKEKPKDTLLKLHPGTGKAKVENRAFKNGKVGKSKNIVEFYTVKYDITIK
- a CDS encoding isochorismatase family cysteine hydrolase, yielding MTKKALIVVDYSYDFIGDDGRLTCGQPGQDIEKFIVNRLEYYQAHNDNIFFMMDLHYENDEHHPETKLFPPHNIAGTPGRELYGNVKTFYEKHEESDNIHYLDKRRYDSFYGTPLDSLLRERGITEVEIVGVCTDICVLHTAVAAYNLGYHIVIPKDGVASFNAQGHEWALGHFQNSLGAKVDE
- a CDS encoding aldehyde dehydrogenase, with protein sequence MSSIEQQFENSKTFFKTHKTKDIKFRKQQLKKLSKSIKNHENELLEALKEDLGKSPVEAYATEIGILLKSIKTARKELKNWAKTKQVDTPLFMFPSKSYIKPEPYGTVLIIGPFNYPVQLVFEPLIGAIAAGNTAIVKPSELTPHVASVISKIIETTFASEYISTVEGGIEETQALINLPFDYMFFTGSEKVGQIVYEAASKNLVPVTLELGGKSPVIVDETANIKVASDRISFGKFTNAGQTCVAPDYILVNRKVKNELIHALKHSISEFYGKNIQKSPDFGRIVNEKHFNRLNELLAVHHNEVAFGGHTDASERYIEPTILEGINPLSKIMQEEIFGPLLPIITYDDFDEAIDIIQSKSKPLSLYLFSEDENTTHRVLNELSFGGGAINDTLMHLANPNLPFGGVGSSGIGQYHGKYTFDTFSHKKSYIFKSTRLDSSIIYPPYKGKFKYIKAIFKN
- a CDS encoding C45 family autoproteolytic acyltransferase/hydolase yields the protein MQQVKSDIMTFRGSHFDLGVKTAQWLKQTPLLENREREWKKRMPRFDIDVNETYSVFQTYAPEIWEELTGMQEVLNLPTKQMILNFAHYRFTDLKESGCTVFQGPNYMVRNYDYHPATYDGRYLLFQPNDGGLAQIGPTSRVTGRMDGMNEAGLCMGYNFMHRKKPANGFVCYMIGRLVLEHCKDVEEAIQFLKELPHRSSFSYILMDRQLHHAIVEVTPRSFDVRYNKVCTNHFELLTHENRNYTTESRDRLERTVNQVSQDLDKFTAFKLFNDPQYEIYSKLFRSWSGTIHTSMYEPQSLTAWMTLGENQTPTSIDFQSWLNGTELEIKQFTGRIDTNLTFANY
- a CDS encoding thioredoxin family protein: MSNLETYYKKSQPLEDYIADMTTNKNNVLAIYDAFSIPSNDSKIENLKDASFSKVLVISEDWCGDAMMNLPILARISEYLNLEVRVFHRDEDTNLIDRYLTNGTARSIPIFIFLNDNYEQVSVWGPRAREAQEFVTHIRADKLPEKDDPTFEEKEKEVHQEIVSKYKNDTELWNQVYDSIINKLSL
- a CDS encoding ABC-2 transporter permease is translated as MKQLLIRNFKLRSWTLALYILLLVINPIYAMIIAHTTWSYIIYIPVAIALMLLSILDSGHLFRIHRRLGGKSSHIFYESLPVSKKDMLNANYITCIVLTLFGALIIGLYNFQATNIEINDLRYSTAISFVYVNFFSIPIAFQKNTVRKSEHISYAVYIISMMLVIPFTIALVFTATNTMFLNNALNTQLYAKYINYGLLLLSVLCMILNYIIQFRHINQRIKKEGFYEAREHH
- a CDS encoding manganese-dependent inorganic pyrophosphatase: MAKTYIFGHQNPDTDAISSAIIMADFEKLTGNSDATAYRLGDINAETQYALDHFEVKAPELLSDNLEGQNVILVDHNEFQQSAETIADATILNVVDHHRIANFETAGPLYYRAEPVGCTATILYKMYKERGFEIKPEIAGLMISAIISDSLLFKSPTCTEEDVNAAKELKDIANVDLDEYGLEMLKAGASTTDKSAEELLDMDAKSFNMGDYVTRIAQVNTVDIDEVLNRKDELEKAMLETSTNEKYDLFVLVVTDIINSDSKILVVGAEKDKVGEAFKVQLDDGMAFLSGVVSRKKQVVPQITEVLTK
- a CDS encoding DUF1700 domain-containing protein, coding for MDKITFLTELEMELDELPIEEKDKLMNDYENHFYNQETKGKSEKEILSDLKEPHAIGKELKAKEAISYAKVTPNLRNIIRAIMASLSLGVISFIFIIIPLLIFLGILLLVFLFSIFLILFPIILIITSFVKGIQDSFSNFLFSVSYSGIGIVLIAITIIITRNLYRLVLKYLSWYIQTIKGRIKQ
- a CDS encoding lactonase family protein, which gives rise to MATRGYIGSYTKKEGKGIYRFELNEDNGQIDSVETGYEIEASTYLAQTEDFLYAITKEGEQCGVAAFKKDEEGNLSLINKCLESTQGTGCYISVSSNHNYLFEAVYGAGLARIYQLNKETGEVVKLIEELAHDYPTGSHERQEQPHVHFINETPDNKFIVTADLGTDRLVTYEFGDNGFKEHSVSQFKDQDGPRHIAFHKNGKYAYVVHELSNYVSVIRYADGKFEEIERHLTIPEDFEGDTKLAAVRLSHDQQSLYVSNRGHDSIAVFTVTEEGAALNPVEIVKTGGEFPRDFNITETDEYLVCAHQEGNYAVTVFNRDTNTGKLTPKDNQYTAPEGVYVGFLE
- a CDS encoding ABC transporter permease subunit, with translation MRSLQLVKHDIISFCKSYLTYIALLLIWAMLGLMTILMAQHNDKVDYSTILPMANWMFLFFGLLVVIKTITRDYSQGTIQLYMNKVKNRIGYVVAKTISIVIISFIFTLITYVTMLIIQAFTDGKNLDGDKFLNNIWFYLIFLLFFGLLLFLITLIVQKPAVIFTLGIFLVFIVPFVQPFIGFIPEWGDNIQKSLKYIPFSYLTEKSNSGNIKFSNWQWFISIASIVVFFIANVIYAAKRDI